In one window of Macrobrachium nipponense isolate FS-2020 chromosome 2, ASM1510439v2, whole genome shotgun sequence DNA:
- the LOC135221305 gene encoding basic proline-rich protein-like, translating into MISAAADRLRRASQTPEITGNSPKNLDETLISLASPARPGTPGGPRPPVPGHLAGLASPSRGGTPGGPPPPVPGGHHGGPPSPPARPGKPGGPRPPLPWDTRQGLNPPLLGHLAGHAQPLPDTWRARATPARPGTPGGPRPHVPGRTWQASPARPGTPGGPSPTRPGTPGGPSPSRPGTPGRARARPPSRETWRASPALPGREHLAGLARPSRDTWRGLARLSPDTWRALPTRPRDTRRASPPPSRDTRRASPPRPGTPGGLPPHLGGLAAHPGTPGRPRPPVPGHLAGLACPSRDTWRAAPAHPGTPGGPRPPVPRHLAGRTRPCPGHLAGRARPSRPWRAVPARPGTPGGPRPPVPGHLAGQRPAHARVPGHLAGLDPPVPGTHGGPPPPARPGTPGGPRPPVRDTWTGSPRPSRVHLAGRARPSHRVHGGPSGGPGALPPTSRRALAQPVPGTAGRAPAVPGHRGGPAAPRPSRDTPPARHPAGRARPSRDTRRAFFFFPPRPGEHRGVGPPGSPPPVPVNPAGLRPPRPGTPLRASPRPSRDNRRAGARPSRDTPGRASPARPVTPGGPAPALPGTPRRALARPARDTWRVPPSHTSPSRHLAGLARPSRGTPGAGRPPVPGTPGGPRPAPSRDTGRGGGGGAGAPARPGHLAGLGPAPSRDTGGLARPVP; encoded by the exons ATgatttctgctgctgctgatcgcctacggcgagcgtcacagactcccgagattaccggaaattctccgaagaatctagacgag ACATTAATTAGCCttgcctcgcccgcccgtcccgggacaccaggcgggcctcgcccgcccgtcccgggacacctggcgggcctcgccagcccgtcccggggtgggacacctggcgggcctcccccgcccgttcccggggGACACCATGgcgggcccccctccccccccgcccgtcccgggaaaccaggcgggcctcgcccgcccctCCCCTGGGACACCAGGCAGGGCCTCAACCCGCCCCtcctgggacacctggcgggccacgcccagCCCCTcccggacacctggcgggccagggccacgcccgcccgtcccgggacaccaggCGGCCCTCGCCCCCACGTCCCGGGACGGacctggcaggcctcgcccgcccgtcccgggacacctggcgggccctcgcctacccgtcccgggacacctggcgggccctcgccctcccgtcccgggacacctgggcGGGCCCGCGCCCGCCCGCCCTCCCGGgaaacctggcgggcctcgcccgcccttcCGGGACGGGAACACCTGGCGGggctcgcccgcccgtcccgggacacctggcggggcctcgcccgcctgtccccggacacctggcgggccttgcccacccGTCCCCGGGACACCAGGCGGGCCTCGCCCCCCCCGTCCCGTGACACCAGGCGGGCCTCGcccccccgtcccgggacaccgGGGGGCCTCCCGCCCCACCTGGGGGGCCTCGCCGCCCACCCCGGGACACcaggcaggcctcgcccgcccgtcccgggacacctggcgggcctcgcctgcccgtcccgtgacacctggcgggccgcgcccgcccatcccgggacaccaggcgggcctcgcccgcccgtcccgcgaCACCTGGCGGGCCGCACCCGCCCGtgcccgggacacctggcgggccgcgcccgcccgtcccgaccCTGGCGGGccgtgcccgcccgtcccgggacacctggcgggccgcgcccgcccgtcccgggacacctggcggggcaGCGCCCCGCCCACGCCCgggtcccgggacacctggcgggcctcgacccgcccgtcccggggacacatggcgggccgcccccgcccgcccgtcccgggacacctggcgggccgcgcccgcccgtccgggacacCTGGACGGGCTCGCCCCGCCCGTCACGGGTACACCTGGCGGgacgcgcccgcccgtcccaccGGGTACACGGGGGGCCCTCCGGGGGGCCTGGCGCCCTCCCGCCCACGTCCCGGCGGGCCCTCGCccagcccgtcccggggacggcgGGCCGCGcccccgccgtcccgggacaccgGGGGGGGCCGGCcgcgccccgcccgtcccgggacacgccGCCCGCCCGACACCcggcgggccgcgcccgcccgtcccgggacacccggcgggctttcttttttttcccgccTCGTCCCGGGGAACACCGGGGGGTGGGGCCCCCGGGCtcgcccccgcccgtcccggtgAACCCCGCGGGCCtgcgcccgccccgtcccgggacacccctGCGGGCCtcgccccgcccgtcccgtgacaaccggcgggcaggcgcccgcccgtcccgggacacccccgggcgggcctcgcccgcccgtcccgtgacacctggcgggcccgcgcccgcccttcccgggacacCCCGGCGGGCCCTCGCCCGCCCGGCCCGTGACACCTGGCGGGTCCCGCCCTCCCACACCTCACCGTCccgacacctggcgggcctcgcccgcccgtcccgggggacACCTGGGGCGggccgcccgcccgtcccggggacacctggcgggccgcgcccggccccgtcccgggacaccgggcggggggggggggggggggcgggcgcgcccgcccgtccgggacacctggcggggctCGGCCCCGCCCCATCCCGGGACACCGGCGGGCTCGCCCGCCCGGTCCCGTGA